The proteins below are encoded in one region of Streptomyces roseirectus:
- a CDS encoding OB-fold nucleic acid binding domain-containing protein, translating to MSAVPHSEKPVGRFRRMLDRLSSSQEDLESEELREDAETAGCTRIGDCQDRQIVTVTGTLRTVTLRPRAGVPALEAELFDGSAALDVVWLGRRSIVGIEPGRRLIASGRVSMSRGRRVLFNPKYELRPLGRE from the coding sequence ATGAGTGCTGTGCCGCATTCCGAGAAGCCGGTGGGCCGGTTCCGGCGTATGCTCGACCGGCTTTCCTCGTCGCAGGAGGACCTGGAGTCCGAGGAGCTGCGGGAGGATGCCGAGACCGCCGGGTGTACGCGGATCGGGGACTGCCAGGATCGGCAGATAGTGACGGTTACTGGTACGTTGCGCACGGTCACTCTGCGCCCGCGGGCCGGGGTTCCGGCACTGGAGGCGGAACTGTTCGACGGATCCGCCGCGTTGGACGTGGTGTGGCTGGGGCGGCGCTCCATCGTCGGCATAGAGCCTGGACGCCGGCTCATCGCGTCCGGCAGGGTGTCGATGAGCCGGGGGCGGCGCGTGCTGTTCAATCCGAAGTACGAACTGAGACCCCTCGGTAGGGAGTAG
- a CDS encoding response regulator, whose product MSSGGGSAQGPTRVLVVDDEPQIVRALVINLKARKYEVDAAHDGASALQLAAARHPDVVVLDLGLPDMDGVEVIKGLRGWTRVPILVLSARHSSDEKVQALDAGADDYVTKPFGMDELLARLRAAVRRAEPVGPGEGEVLVETEGFTVDLAAKKVNRGGKDVRLTPTEWHLLEVLVRNTGRLVSQRQLLQEVWGPSYGTETNYLRVYMAQLRRKLEGDPAHPRHFITEPGMGYRFER is encoded by the coding sequence ATGAGCTCCGGTGGGGGGAGTGCCCAGGGACCCACGAGGGTGCTCGTGGTCGACGACGAGCCGCAGATCGTGCGGGCGCTCGTGATCAACCTGAAGGCGCGCAAGTACGAGGTGGACGCGGCGCACGACGGGGCGAGCGCGTTGCAGTTGGCGGCGGCGCGGCACCCCGACGTCGTCGTGCTCGACCTGGGGCTGCCGGACATGGACGGGGTCGAGGTGATCAAGGGGCTGCGGGGGTGGACGAGGGTGCCGATCCTCGTGCTGTCGGCGCGGCACTCGTCCGACGAGAAGGTGCAGGCGCTGGACGCGGGGGCGGACGACTACGTGACCAAGCCGTTCGGGATGGACGAGTTGCTGGCGCGGCTGAGGGCGGCCGTGCGCAGGGCGGAGCCGGTGGGGCCGGGGGAGGGGGAGGTGCTGGTCGAGACGGAGGGGTTCACCGTCGACCTCGCGGCGAAGAAGGTCAACCGCGGCGGCAAGGACGTACGGCTCACGCCCACCGAGTGGCATCTGCTGGAGGTGCTGGTGCGCAACACCGGGCGGCTGGTCAGCCAGCGGCAGTTGTTGCAGGAGGTGTGGGGGCCGTCGTACGGGACGGAGACGAACTATCTGCGGGTGTACATGGCGCAGTTGCGCAGGAAGCTGGAGGGGGACCCGGCGCACCCTCGGCACTTCATCACGGAGCCGGGGATGGGATACCGGTTCGAGAGGTGA
- a CDS encoding inositol monophosphatase family protein — translation MTAAETLYDELLGLAQEAARRAGALLRDGRPTDLTVAHTKSSPIDVVTEMDIAAEKLITGLISDHRPDDGFLGEEGASVEGTSGVRWIIDPLDGTVNYLYGLPSWAVSVAAQHNGETVVGVVHAPLRGEAYQAVLGRGAWITDEQESTLPLKVREAPPLERALISTGFGYTTERRTSQAAVAAALIPQVRDIRRGGSAAIDLCDVAAGRLDGYYERGLNPWDYAAGDLIAREAGALTGGRAGTPLSTELTIAAPEGVFTPLQALLEDLGAWRG, via the coding sequence ATGACCGCCGCAGAGACCCTGTACGACGAACTCCTCGGCCTCGCGCAGGAGGCCGCCCGGCGCGCGGGCGCCCTCCTGCGTGACGGCCGCCCCACGGACCTCACGGTCGCCCACACCAAGTCGAGCCCCATCGACGTCGTCACCGAGATGGACATCGCGGCCGAGAAACTCATCACCGGCCTGATATCGGACCACCGCCCCGACGACGGCTTCCTCGGCGAGGAAGGCGCCTCCGTCGAGGGCACCTCGGGCGTCCGCTGGATCATCGACCCGCTCGACGGCACCGTCAACTACCTCTACGGGCTCCCCAGTTGGGCCGTCTCCGTCGCCGCGCAGCACAACGGCGAGACGGTCGTGGGCGTCGTCCACGCGCCCCTGCGCGGCGAGGCCTACCAGGCCGTCCTGGGCCGGGGCGCCTGGATCACGGACGAGCAGGAGAGCACCCTCCCCCTGAAGGTCCGCGAAGCACCGCCCCTGGAGCGGGCGTTGATCTCCACGGGCTTCGGCTACACCACCGAACGCCGCACCTCCCAGGCGGCGGTGGCGGCGGCCCTGATCCCGCAGGTCCGCGACATCCGCCGGGGCGGCTCGGCGGCCATCGACCTGTGCGACGTGGCGGCCGGCCGTCTGGACGGCTACTACGAACGCGGCCTGAACCCCTGGGACTACGCGGCGGGCGACCTGATCGCCAGGGAGGCGGGCGCGCTCACCGGCGGCCGGGCGGGCACCCCCCTCTCGACGGAACTGACCATCGCCGCCCCCGAAGGGGTCTTCACGCCCCTCCAGGCGCTGCTGGAGGACCTGGGAGCCTGGCGCGGCTGA
- a CDS encoding potassium channel family protein has protein sequence MHIVIMGCGRVGSALAQTLERQGHTVAVIDQDPTAFRRLGSSFGGRRVTGIGFDQDTLREAGIEEAGAFAAVSSGDNSNIIAARVAREMFGVENVAARIYDPRRAEVYQRLGIPTVATVRWTADQMLRRLLPSGAEPLWRDPTGGVQLAEVHTSPSWIGHKISTLQEETGVRVAFLTRLGEAILPTSQTVLQEGDLVHVMMRTDEVEKVEAVFAEGPQEGGHR, from the coding sequence ATGCACATCGTCATCATGGGCTGCGGCCGGGTGGGCTCCGCCCTCGCGCAGACCCTGGAGCGCCAGGGGCACACCGTCGCGGTGATCGACCAGGACCCGACCGCGTTCCGGCGCCTCGGCTCCTCCTTCGGCGGGCGCCGGGTCACCGGCATCGGCTTCGACCAGGACACCCTGCGCGAGGCGGGCATCGAGGAGGCGGGCGCCTTCGCCGCCGTCTCCAGCGGTGACAACTCCAACATCATCGCCGCGCGGGTGGCCCGCGAGATGTTCGGCGTGGAGAACGTCGCGGCGCGGATCTACGACCCCCGCCGCGCCGAGGTCTACCAGCGGCTGGGCATCCCGACGGTCGCCACGGTCCGCTGGACCGCCGACCAGATGCTGCGCCGGCTGCTGCCGTCCGGGGCCGAGCCGCTGTGGCGCGACCCCACCGGCGGGGTCCAGCTCGCCGAGGTGCACACCTCGCCGTCCTGGATCGGCCACAAGATCAGCACGCTCCAGGAGGAGACCGGGGTCCGTGTGGCCTTCCTCACCCGCCTGGGCGAGGCGATCCTCCCCACCTCCCAGACGGTCCTCCAGGAAGGCGACCTCGTCCACGTCATGATGCGCACCGACGAGGTCGAGAAGGTCGAGGCCGTGTTCGCCGAAGGTCCCCAGGAAGGCGGTCACCGATGA
- the dut gene encoding dUTP diphosphatase, producing MSREPREELAVRIRRVDADVPLPAYEHPGDAGADLRTTEACELKPGERAVLPTGVAIALPEGYAAFVHPRSGLAARCGVALVNAPGTVDAGYRGEIKVIVVNLDPREAVRFERFDRIAQLVVQQVERVRFQEVAELSGSARGEGGFGSTGGHAAVGTDGTSGDAATGGTTGGNRYASVVSDREGQ from the coding sequence GTGAGCCGTGAACCCCGTGAAGAACTCGCCGTACGGATCCGGCGCGTCGACGCGGACGTACCGCTTCCCGCGTACGAGCACCCCGGTGACGCGGGAGCCGACCTCAGGACCACCGAGGCGTGCGAGCTGAAGCCCGGCGAGCGGGCCGTGCTGCCCACCGGGGTGGCGATCGCGCTGCCCGAGGGGTACGCGGCCTTCGTGCACCCCCGCTCCGGGCTCGCAGCCCGGTGCGGAGTCGCCCTCGTGAATGCCCCGGGGACGGTTGATGCCGGGTACCGTGGGGAGATCAAGGTGATCGTGGTGAATCTCGATCCGCGCGAGGCTGTGCGGTTCGAGCGCTTCGACCGGATTGCCCAACTGGTCGTCCAGCAGGTCGAGAGGGTCCGCTTCCAGGAGGTCGCGGAACTCTCCGGCTCGGCTCGGGGCGAGGGGGGCTTCGGGTCCACCGGCGGTCATGCCGCGGTGGGGACGGACGGTACGAGCGGTGACGCCGCCACGGGCGGCACAACGGGTGGGAATCGATACGCTTCGGTCGTATCCGACCGGGAAGGACAGTGA
- a CDS encoding DUF3159 domain-containing protein: protein MTSLDKPTEEAQARDARAVTEAALFEAFGGVRGMVETVVPGLLFVTIYTINQDLHMSAIAALAVSIVLVVVRLARRGTVKHAFSGVFGVAFGVVFAMMTGNAKDFYLPGMLYTLGLSLAYIVTTLCGVPLIGLMLGPVFKENLSWRTRNPGRKKAYAKASWAWGLILLAKCAILFPLYWWADTTQLGWVLIALKIPPFLLAVWLTWVFLAKAPAPIDVFAEMEAEEKAEAERKAAARGGE from the coding sequence GTGACGTCGCTCGACAAGCCGACCGAAGAAGCGCAGGCGCGGGACGCTCGGGCGGTGACCGAGGCCGCGCTGTTCGAGGCGTTCGGCGGTGTGCGGGGCATGGTCGAGACGGTTGTGCCCGGTCTGCTGTTCGTCACGATCTACACGATCAACCAAGATCTCCACATGTCGGCGATCGCCGCGCTGGCCGTGTCCATCGTGCTGGTCGTGGTGCGGCTGGCCAGGCGGGGGACGGTCAAGCACGCGTTCAGCGGGGTGTTCGGGGTCGCCTTCGGGGTCGTCTTCGCGATGATGACCGGCAATGCGAAGGACTTCTATCTGCCGGGGATGCTCTACACGCTGGGGCTGTCGCTCGCGTACATCGTCACGACGTTGTGCGGGGTGCCGTTGATCGGGCTCATGCTCGGGCCCGTGTTCAAGGAGAACCTGTCCTGGCGGACGCGGAATCCTGGGCGCAAGAAGGCGTACGCCAAGGCGAGTTGGGCCTGGGGGCTCATTCTGCTCGCCAAGTGCGCGATTCTGTTTCCGCTGTACTGGTGGGCGGACACCACGCAGTTGGGGTGGGTGCTCATCGCGTTGAAGATTCCGCCGTTCCTGTTGGCGGTGTGGTTGACGTGGGTGTTCCTTGCGAAGGCTCCGGCGCCTATTGATGTGTTCGCGGAGATGGAGGCGGAGGAGAAGGCTGAGGCTGAGCGGAAAGCTGCCGCTCGGGGGGGCGAGTAG
- a CDS encoding sensor histidine kinase: MPFPWLRPTIRIRLTLLYGGMFLIAGILLLSIIYLLAAQAINTGNEPPFKIVTGNSMRVTSSSCPAVNAATNADGEVYLSTFNAAISACVDERRQDSLDNLLSRSLLALLGLAVIAFAFGYAMAGRVLTPLGRITRTARAVAGSDLSRRIELDGPDDELKELADTLDDMLARLQRAFTAQQRFVGNASHELRTPLAINRTLLEVHLSDPNAPVELQQLGKTLLATNERSEQLVEGLLLLARSDNQIVERKPVDLAEVAGQAIDQAHGEAEAKGVTIRGERQSAVVQGNGVLLERIALNLVQNAVRYNVPEEGWVEVTTEVQHGQAVLVVSNTGPVVPAYEIDNLFEPFRRLRTERTGSDKGVGLGLSIVRSVARAHGGHISAQPREGGGLVMRVTLPL; this comes from the coding sequence ATGCCGTTCCCGTGGCTGCGCCCGACGATCCGGATAAGGCTCACGCTGCTGTACGGCGGCATGTTCCTGATCGCCGGCATCCTGCTGCTGTCGATCATCTACCTGCTGGCCGCCCAGGCGATCAACACCGGCAACGAACCGCCGTTCAAGATCGTCACCGGTAACTCGATGAGAGTGACGAGTTCGTCCTGCCCGGCCGTCAACGCCGCGACCAACGCGGACGGAGAGGTGTACCTGTCGACGTTCAACGCGGCGATCAGCGCGTGTGTGGACGAGCGCCGCCAGGACTCGCTGGACAACCTCCTCAGCCGCTCCCTGCTGGCCCTCCTAGGGCTCGCGGTGATCGCGTTCGCCTTCGGGTACGCGATGGCGGGCCGGGTGCTCACCCCGCTGGGCCGCATCACGCGCACCGCGCGCGCGGTCGCCGGTTCGGACCTGTCCCGCCGGATCGAGCTGGACGGCCCGGACGACGAGCTGAAGGAGCTGGCGGACACGCTGGACGACATGCTCGCGCGCCTGCAGCGTGCGTTCACGGCGCAGCAGCGGTTCGTCGGGAACGCGTCGCACGAGCTGCGTACACCGCTCGCGATCAACCGGACGCTCCTGGAGGTCCACCTCTCCGACCCGAACGCGCCCGTGGAGCTCCAGCAGCTCGGCAAGACGCTGCTGGCCACCAACGAGCGCAGTGAACAGCTCGTGGAGGGGCTGCTGCTGCTCGCCCGCAGCGACAACCAGATCGTCGAGCGCAAGCCGGTCGACCTGGCGGAGGTGGCCGGGCAGGCGATCGACCAGGCGCACGGCGAGGCCGAGGCCAAGGGCGTCACGATCCGGGGCGAGCGGCAGAGCGCCGTCGTCCAGGGCAACGGCGTGCTGCTGGAGCGGATCGCGCTGAACCTGGTGCAGAACGCGGTGCGCTACAACGTGCCCGAGGAGGGCTGGGTCGAGGTGACCACCGAGGTGCAGCACGGGCAGGCGGTGCTGGTGGTGTCGAACACCGGTCCGGTGGTCCCGGCGTACGAGATCGACAACCTCTTCGAGCCGTTCCGGCGGCTGCGTACGGAGCGCACGGGCAGCGACAAGGGGGTGGGGCTCGGGCTGTCGATCGTGAGGTCGGTCGCGCGCGCCCACGGCGGGCACATCTCGGCTCAGCCGAGAGAGGGAGGGGGACTGGTGATGCGTGTCACCCTGCCCCTCTGA
- a CDS encoding DUF4193 domain-containing protein: MATDYDTPRKTDDDVDSDSLEELKARRNDKSASSVDVDEFEAAEGLELPGADLSNEELAVRVLPKQQDEFTCMSCFLVHHRSQLAREKNGQPICRDCD, translated from the coding sequence ATGGCAACCGATTACGACACCCCACGCAAGACCGACGACGACGTCGACTCCGACAGCCTTGAAGAGCTGAAGGCCCGGAGGAACGACAAGTCGGCGTCCTCGGTCGACGTCGACGAGTTCGAGGCCGCCGAGGGCCTCGAACTGCCCGGAGCCGACCTCTCCAACGAGGAGCTGGCCGTCCGGGTGCTGCCCAAGCAGCAGGACGAGTTCACCTGCATGAGCTGCTTCCTGGTGCACCACCGCAGCCAGCTGGCCCGCGAGAAGAACGGTCAGCCGATCTGCCGCGACTGCGACTGA
- a CDS encoding DUF3710 domain-containing protein: protein MFGRRKKKDAAEGAAGEAEQVVDSVDTEADETDAGPRERVRLEPEPRPDGPWDSTEVSDPAEGRVDLGGLFVPGVDGMELRVEVAGDAIVAATVVLRDSAVQLQAFAAPKREGIWGEVREEIASGITQQGGIIDEVEGPLGWELRAQVPVQLPDGQSGFHVVRFVGVDGPRWFLRGVISGQGAVQPQAAGLLEQIFRDTVVVRGEGPMAPRDPIVLKLPNDAQMVPEGVQQQEEEGSRFSGGMGQLQRGPEITEVR from the coding sequence GTGTTCGGACGTCGCAAGAAGAAGGATGCCGCCGAGGGCGCGGCCGGCGAGGCCGAGCAGGTCGTCGACAGCGTCGACACTGAGGCGGACGAGACGGACGCGGGCCCGCGCGAGCGCGTACGGCTCGAACCCGAGCCCCGGCCCGACGGCCCCTGGGACAGCACCGAGGTGAGCGACCCCGCCGAGGGCCGCGTCGACCTCGGCGGACTCTTCGTGCCCGGTGTCGACGGCATGGAGCTGCGGGTCGAGGTCGCGGGCGACGCGATCGTCGCGGCGACCGTCGTGCTGCGCGACAGCGCGGTCCAGCTCCAGGCGTTCGCCGCGCCCAAGCGCGAGGGCATCTGGGGCGAGGTGCGCGAGGAGATCGCCTCCGGCATCACCCAGCAGGGCGGCATCATCGACGAGGTCGAGGGTCCGCTGGGCTGGGAACTGCGCGCACAGGTTCCGGTGCAACTGCCGGACGGGCAGAGCGGCTTCCACGTCGTCCGGTTCGTCGGCGTGGACGGGCCGCGGTGGTTCCTGCGCGGGGTGATCTCCGGGCAGGGCGCGGTGCAGCCGCAGGCCGCCGGGCTGCTGGAGCAGATCTTCCGTGACACGGTCGTCGTGCGCGGCGAGGGGCCGATGGCTCCCCGCGACCCGATCGTCCTCAAGCTGCCCAACGACGCCCAGATGGTCCCCGAGGGCGTGCAGCAGCAGGAGGAGGAAGGGTCGCGCTTCTCCGGTGGCATGGGGCAGTTGCAGCGTGGGCCGGAGATCACCGAGGTGCGCTGA
- a CDS encoding DUF3093 domain-containing protein, producing the protein MQLSTAPYEERLTAPRSWWFLSFLVGVAMALIMLPFGTLPLLGGLVGGTAVAAVVASAYGSPRIRVVGGFLIAGEAKIPVTALGEAEVLDQEEARAWRTYKADTRAYLLLRAYIPGALRVLVTDPEDPTPYLYLSTREPERLAQALKEAREAAV; encoded by the coding sequence ATGCAGCTCTCCACCGCCCCGTACGAAGAACGCCTCACCGCCCCCCGCTCGTGGTGGTTCCTGTCCTTCCTCGTGGGCGTCGCGATGGCCCTGATCATGCTGCCGTTCGGCACCCTGCCGCTGCTCGGCGGCCTGGTCGGGGGCACTGCGGTGGCGGCGGTCGTGGCCAGCGCGTACGGCTCCCCGCGCATCCGCGTGGTGGGCGGTTTCCTGATCGCGGGAGAGGCGAAGATCCCGGTGACGGCACTCGGCGAGGCCGAGGTGCTGGACCAGGAGGAGGCCCGCGCCTGGCGGACGTACAAGGCGGACACGCGCGCGTACCTGCTGCTGCGCGCGTACATCCCGGGCGCGCTGCGCGTCCTCGTCACCGACCCCGAGGACCCGACGCCGTACCTGTACCTGTCGACGCGAGAGCCCGAGCGGCTGGCCCAGGCCCTCAAGGAGGCCCGCGAGGCCGCCGTCTAG
- a CDS encoding sensor histidine kinase encodes MARGKLRIYLGAAPGVGKTYAMLSEAHRRVERGTDCVVAFVEHHGRPRTEVMLRGLEEIGRRTIDYRGTAFTEMDVEAVLRRAPAVALVDELAHTNVPGSRNAKRWQDVEELLAAGIDVVSTVNIQHLESLGDVVESITGVRQRETVPDEMVRRADQVELVDMSPQALRRRMAHGNIYRPDKVDAALSNYFRPGNLTALRELALLWVADRVDEYLKQYRSEHRVSAIWGSRERIVVGLTGGPEGRTLIRRAARLAEKGAGGEVLAVYISRSDGLTSASPKELAVQRTLVEDLGGTFHHVVGDDIPAALLDFARGANATQIVLGSSRRKAWQYMFGPGVGATVARESGPDLDVHIVTHEEVAKGRGLPVARGARLGRARILWGWVVGVGGPVVLALLLNAVHLGLANDMLLFLALTVAAALLGGLLPSLASAALGSLLLNYFYTPPLHRFTIADPKNIVAIVIFVGVAISVASVVDLAARRTHQAARLRAESEILSFLAGNVLRGETSLEALLERVRETFGMESAALLEREGDVAPWTCAGRVGLGRAVERPEDADVDVPVGDHMALALTGRVLPAEDRRVLAAFGAQAAVVLDRRRLQEEADRARALAEGNRIRTALLAAVSHDLRTPLAGIKAAVSSLRSDDVAWSEEDQSELLEGIEEGADRLDHLVGNLLDMSRLQTGTVTPIVREIDLDEVVPMALGGVPEDSVELDIPETLPMVSVDAGLLERAVANLVENAVKYSPAGECVLVAASALSDRVEVRVVDRGPGVPDEAKERIFAPFQRYGDAPRGAGVGLGLAVARGFVEAMGGTLAAEDTPGGGLTMVLTLRAAGGGPAAGGSGSAVPGSAVSGSVVSGAGGGVPGERLGTSERQGA; translated from the coding sequence ATGGCGCGCGGGAAGCTTCGGATCTATCTCGGTGCGGCGCCGGGCGTCGGGAAGACGTACGCGATGCTGTCGGAGGCGCACCGCAGGGTCGAGCGCGGTACGGACTGCGTGGTGGCCTTCGTCGAGCATCACGGCCGGCCGCGTACCGAGGTGATGCTGCGCGGCCTGGAGGAGATCGGACGCCGGACGATCGACTACCGGGGCACCGCGTTCACGGAGATGGACGTGGAGGCGGTGCTGCGGCGGGCCCCGGCGGTCGCCCTGGTGGACGAACTCGCCCACACCAACGTGCCGGGCTCGCGCAACGCCAAACGGTGGCAGGACGTCGAGGAACTGCTGGCCGCCGGGATCGACGTCGTGTCGACGGTGAACATCCAGCACCTGGAGTCGCTGGGAGACGTCGTCGAGTCGATCACCGGGGTGCGCCAGCGGGAGACCGTGCCGGACGAGATGGTGCGCCGGGCCGACCAGGTCGAACTGGTGGACATGTCGCCGCAGGCCCTGCGCAGGCGGATGGCGCACGGCAACATATACCGGCCGGACAAGGTCGACGCGGCGCTGTCGAACTACTTCCGCCCCGGGAACCTCACCGCGCTGCGGGAGCTGGCGCTGCTGTGGGTGGCCGACCGGGTCGACGAGTACCTGAAGCAGTACCGCAGCGAGCACCGCGTCTCGGCGATCTGGGGCTCGCGGGAGCGGATCGTCGTCGGGCTGACCGGCGGCCCCGAGGGACGCACCCTGATCCGGCGGGCGGCGCGGCTCGCGGAGAAGGGCGCCGGCGGCGAAGTGCTCGCCGTCTACATCTCCCGCAGCGACGGCCTCACCTCGGCCTCGCCGAAGGAACTCGCCGTGCAGCGGACGCTGGTCGAGGACCTGGGCGGCACGTTCCACCACGTCGTCGGGGACGACATCCCCGCGGCGCTGCTGGACTTCGCGCGGGGCGCGAACGCGACACAGATCGTGCTCGGGTCGTCGCGGCGCAAGGCGTGGCAGTACATGTTCGGCCCCGGCGTCGGCGCGACCGTCGCCCGGGAGTCGGGTCCCGACCTGGACGTGCACATCGTCACCCACGAGGAGGTCGCCAAGGGGCGTGGACTGCCCGTGGCCCGGGGCGCCCGGCTCGGGCGGGCCCGGATCCTGTGGGGCTGGGTCGTGGGCGTCGGCGGCCCGGTGGTGCTCGCGCTGCTGCTGAACGCCGTCCACCTCGGGCTGGCCAACGACATGCTGCTGTTCCTGGCGCTGACGGTGGCCGCCGCGCTGCTGGGCGGGCTGCTGCCCTCGCTGGCCTCGGCGGCGCTGGGCTCGTTGCTGCTGAACTACTTCTACACACCTCCGCTGCACCGGTTCACGATCGCCGACCCGAAGAACATCGTCGCCATCGTGATCTTCGTCGGGGTGGCGATATCGGTCGCGTCCGTCGTCGACCTCGCCGCGCGGCGCACGCACCAGGCGGCCAGGTTGCGGGCCGAGTCGGAGATCCTGTCGTTCCTCGCGGGGAACGTGCTGCGGGGGGAGACCAGCCTGGAGGCGCTGCTGGAGCGGGTGCGGGAGACGTTCGGGATGGAGTCGGCGGCGCTGCTGGAGCGGGAGGGCGACGTCGCGCCGTGGACCTGCGCCGGGCGCGTCGGGCTCGGGCGGGCGGTGGAGCGGCCCGAGGACGCCGACGTGGACGTACCCGTCGGCGACCACATGGCGCTCGCGCTGACCGGGCGGGTGCTGCCGGCCGAGGACCGGCGGGTGCTCGCGGCGTTCGGGGCGCAGGCCGCCGTCGTCCTCGACCGCAGACGGCTCCAGGAGGAGGCCGACCGGGCGAGGGCGCTCGCTGAGGGCAACCGGATCCGCACGGCGCTGCTGGCCGCGGTCAGCCACGACCTGCGGACGCCGCTCGCGGGGATCAAGGCTGCGGTGTCGAGTCTGCGCTCGGACGACGTGGCGTGGTCCGAGGAGGACCAGTCGGAATTGCTCGAAGGGATCGAGGAGGGCGCCGACCGGCTCGACCACCTGGTCGGGAACCTGCTCGACATGTCCCGGCTCCAGACGGGGACCGTCACGCCGATCGTGCGGGAGATCGACCTCGACGAGGTGGTGCCGATGGCGCTCGGCGGGGTGCCCGAGGACAGCGTGGAGCTGGACATCCCGGAGACGCTGCCCATGGTGTCCGTGGACGCGGGGCTGCTGGAGCGGGCCGTCGCCAACCTGGTGGAGAACGCCGTCAAGTACAGCCCGGCCGGGGAGTGTGTGCTGGTCGCCGCGAGTGCGCTGTCGGACCGGGTCGAGGTGCGGGTCGTGGACCGCGGGCCGGGGGTGCCCGACGAGGCCAAGGAGCGCATCTTCGCGCCCTTCCAGCGGTACGGTGACGCCCCGCGTGGTGCGGGGGTCGGGCTCGGGCTCGCCGTGGCGCGGGGGTTCGTCGAGGCGATGGGAGGCACACTGGCCGCCGAGGACACGCCGGGGGGTGGGCTGACGATGGTGCTGACGCTGCGGGCGGCGGGCGGAGGGCCGGCTGCGGGGGGCTCCGGGAGCGCGGTGCCAGGGAGCGCGGTGTCCGGGAGCGTGGTGTCCGGGGCCGGCGGCGGTGTGCCGGGAGAACGGTTGGGAACGTCCGAGAGGCAGGGCGCATGA
- a CDS encoding response regulator transcription factor — translation MRVLVVEDEQLLADAVATGLRREAMAVDVVYDGAAALERIGVNDYDVVVLDRDLPLVHGDDVCRKIVELGMPTRVLMLTASGDVSDRVEGLEIGADDYLPKPFAFSELIARVRALGRRTSVPLPPVLERAGIKLDPNRREVFRDGREVQLAPKEFAVLEVLMRSEGAVVSAEQLLEKAWDENTDPFTNVVRVTVMTLRRKLGEPPVIVTVPGSGYRI, via the coding sequence GTGCGCGTACTCGTCGTCGAGGACGAGCAACTGCTCGCCGATGCGGTGGCCACCGGACTGCGCCGGGAGGCCATGGCCGTCGACGTCGTGTACGACGGTGCGGCCGCCCTGGAGCGCATCGGCGTCAACGACTACGACGTGGTCGTCCTCGACCGCGACCTCCCGCTGGTCCACGGCGACGACGTCTGCCGCAAGATCGTCGAACTCGGCATGCCCACGCGCGTGCTGATGCTGACGGCGTCCGGTGACGTGAGCGACCGCGTCGAGGGCCTGGAGATCGGCGCCGACGACTACCTGCCCAAGCCGTTCGCGTTCAGCGAGCTGATCGCGCGCGTACGCGCGCTGGGGCGGCGTACGAGCGTGCCGCTGCCGCCGGTCCTGGAGCGCGCGGGCATCAAGCTGGACCCCAACCGCCGGGAGGTGTTCCGGGACGGCCGCGAGGTGCAGCTGGCGCCGAAGGAGTTCGCGGTGCTGGAGGTCCTGATGCGCTCCGAGGGAGCCGTGGTGTCGGCGGAGCAACTGCTGGAGAAGGCGTGGGACGAGAACACGGACCCGTTCACCAACGTCGTACGCGTGACGGTGATGACGCTGCGCCGCAAGCTCGGTGAGCCGCCCGTCATCGTCACCGTGCCCGGTTCCGGCTACCGGATCTGA
- a CDS encoding potassium channel family protein — MRVAIAGAGAVGRSIAGELLENGHEVLLVDKAPTAISVERVPQAEWLLADACEITSLDEAALQRCNVVIAATGDDKVNLVVSLLAKTEYGVPRVVARVNNPKNEWLFNESWGVDVAVSTPRLMSALVEEAVSVGDLVRLLRFSHGDANLVELTLPEESALAGTQVGDVEWPEDTSLVTIIRGTRVLTPTPEDSLEPGDELLFVAAPAREEQLEDLLSVRREETDA, encoded by the coding sequence ATGAGGGTCGCCATCGCCGGAGCCGGCGCCGTGGGCCGCTCGATCGCGGGCGAGCTGCTGGAGAACGGCCACGAGGTGCTGCTCGTGGACAAGGCCCCCACCGCGATCTCGGTGGAACGGGTCCCCCAGGCCGAATGGCTCCTCGCCGACGCCTGCGAGATCACGTCCCTGGACGAGGCCGCGCTCCAGCGCTGCAACGTCGTGATCGCCGCGACGGGCGACGACAAGGTCAACCTGGTCGTGTCGCTGCTGGCCAAGACGGAGTACGGCGTTCCCCGGGTGGTGGCCCGGGTGAACAACCCCAAGAACGAATGGCTCTTCAACGAGTCCTGGGGCGTCGACGTAGCCGTCTCCACCCCCCGCCTCATGTCGGCCCTCGTCGAGGAGGCCGTCTCGGTGGGCGACCTCGTCCGTCTCCTGCGCTTCAGCCACGGCGACGCCAACCTCGTCGAGCTGACCCTCCCCGAGGAGTCGGCCCTGGCCGGCACGCAGGTGGGCGACGTCGAGTGGCCCGAGGACACGTCCCTCGTCACCATCATCCGCGGCACCCGAGTCCTCACCCCCACTCCGGAAGACTCCCTCGAACCCGGCGACGAACTCCTGTTCGTGGCAGCCCCGGCAAGAGAGGAACAGCTGGAGGACCTGTTGTCGGTCCGGAGGGAAGAGACGGACGCGTAA